The window CCTTCGACATCTCTTTCAAACAATAAGTGCCTCTGATATCAAGATGACGCAGGTTCACAAGTTCCTGTATGCGGCTTGGAAGCATCGCTAGCTTATCACAATACCTCAACTTCAACGTTTGAAGATTGTATACTTTACACAACGACTCAGGCAATGTCAAAATAGGTGTGTACGAGAGATCCAAATAATGCAAATGGATCAACTCACCTATTGAATCCGGCAATGACTCaatagaaaaagatttaaatgacaAAACTCTTAAACACCTCATATGTAACTGGAAGAGCCAAAAATCACTTTCTAACTTAATTGAACCATAAGGCTGATGAGAAAAATGTACATCTAAAAAAGTTCTCATATGTATTGCTCCCTTATAGGCCTCTTCAAGTCTTAATATTGGATCACGAGGATTTACCATATATGACAAATGACGAGTTTTGCTGCAAATTTTTTGTCGGTCTCCAAATTCTCTAACACTGAAATAGAACTTTCCAGCAAAGAATGTTGCTAAATCatgcatgagatcatgcattacaAATAAGCTAACATTTTTACTAGAAGACTGAAAAAATGACCTTGCAACTAATTCATCAAAATATGCACAACCAATATTTTCTAATGTGTAATTTTCTATTGGTTGTACCAAATCTTCAGCCATCCACAACAAAATTAATTCGTCTTTGTCAAATTGATAATCTTCAGGGTATAATGAGCAATAAACAAAGCACCGCTTTAAATGTGAAGGAAGATAGTGATAACTAACTCTTAATGCAGGAACAATCTCACTCTTGTCTTCCGGAAGCTCCCAAATTTCACTTTTCAGTGTCGTCTCCCAATATTCCTCATTTTTCTTCTTGCACAATAAACCCCCAAGTGTCTTTAAAGCCAAAGGTAATCCCTTACacttttcaacaatttttttaccaattttttctAGGATTACATATTGTCTAGAATTAGTAGAAAGAGATGAATGTTTCAAAAATAATGACCAACAATCATTGGGAGACAATATATCTAGTTTGTAATGTAGATTTGTATTTGACACTACAGAATCAACATTTTTATTGCGAGTAGTTAAGAGAATTTTACTTCCTTTATTCCCACTCAAAAATGGTTTTAGAAAATTGTCCCACAAATTTTGCTGATTATCCCAAACATCATCTAAGACAACTAAGAATGTCTTCTGTGTTAACTTTTCCTTCAATTGAGTTTGAAGTGAATTCAAGTTAACCATGTTACAAAGAGAAGTTATTTCCTCTATTATAGCCTTTGAAACACTAATAGGATCAAATCTAGTAGCAACACACACCCATGCTTTAATGGCAAACTTCTCCTTCACTCTGGCATCGTTGTAAACCAACTGAGCCAAAGTAGTCTTTCCAATTCCACCAATACCTTCTATAGAGATCACAGACAATTTATCATCGCAAGTGTCGTCTAACAACAATTTTATGATTGCCTCTTTGTCATCGTTCCTGCCATATATATCAGAAGATTCAACCAGGGATGATTGAATTCTCCATGACATGTCTTTTGGATCTTCGACAAGCTCTTGTTTTAGACCAAGATCATCTTTCTCCTCAACGATAGACTCTAGTTTATCAACTATGTCTTGCATGCTCTCTACTATCCTTATCTCATCACCATCACTATATTCCACCACTGAATCAACAGCATAATGATAATGGTAAGATGAGTTACCTGGATCACTTTGAGTAGGAGTGGCAGTGGCAGCTTTAGTGGAGAGTTCATCCAACAAGTCATCAGCCAAATAGAGAGCATCTTGGAGATCCACAAGCCATTTATTGACTTCTTGGTCTCTGATCTGCTTCTGCTCTGCATCATCAAGCACAGGTCGAACGGCACGGAGACATGCCCTCAGCCTTCGAAGAAACTTCTGGTCGGCTAACTTCGTTGCAATTGGGGTTGACTTGACATCAGACAGTTTATTCAAAACAGCATCAACAAAGGAAGAGAGATAGGCTCCACCCACAAGTTTTGCAGCCATGATCAACCCCAAATTCAGGAGATGATGCGATCACaacaaagagaaaaagaaagaaggattGTAAGGTAATTAGGAAAATTGTTGGAGCTAGACTGTTAAATGTAGATGTACTTCTCAAGCACAGGGGatctcaagtgtttaaggttcacAGTGCACTAACAACGTTCTTTGCCGAGTAGTGCTAAGACATTTGTTACAATGCTGAatattgtataataattaattgaaaaaatcaGACGCATAAATTAGGTGATACCAATTACGTTCATAGCTCAACAAAATATAtacaagtaattaaataaacaatataGTAGTTGGGCATACCGATAGCATAATCACAAAATCACGTTACTCCATGTGCAGAATATTAtctctatttattttatatattcctCAGTTCTCACATGGCTAGCTAATTATTAAATAGTGGAAAAAGTcaactctctcttctttctttctctcctccTCAATTTgtctcatttaaaaaaaaaatgcattatCATCAACAATAAGCCTCTATATTATATTATACGCTACTCTTTTATGTTTTTTGGTAAGTGTCGAAACCCACCTTCATAAGGTGGTGTAAACAATTCAAaagaactaattaaaaaaaaagacaagaaaaagCTTCATGTTATAACATTCACACGGACATGGTCACAAGACTAATCTATGTAATTCTACTCTAGGAAagtgtatatgtatgtatatatattatgttggtaattttgtgtattaatttatttctttttggtTTTGTTGGGAAGCCCAAATCCTGTTGCTGCTACGGACCCTTTGAGGTCCACTGTTAAATTATGCAGAATCATATAAACACTAATTGAAGATGAGGAAGATGATTgtgaaagaagaaagggaagcaaATACTGAACTTCCTCAACTGTTTTCAATATGGAACCAATCTGTTACAATCTATCAAGGCTTTCTATTTATAGCAGATAACACCTAACAGAAGCTAAGAAGGGCAagtaaacagaaaacagaaaactcTTGCAAAACAGAAAGTAGAACCAAAACAGTCAAACACAAAGCTGAATTTACATTTCAATCTAAAACTTATTTCGTTGTAATTTCACCACTAGGCTTATTATCCTTTATGTAAGGCCTTTAAAATCAATATATCTTAACTttgtttatagaaaaaaaaaattcaggccAACAGAATTATCTTTCTTATTACTTGGAAATCTACCTATCACTCTTCTCTTCATATATAATGTCCTGAGTTCCCCATTATGAGTTGTAGGCCTCTATCTTTCTAGGGAACATTTAGTTCATGGTGAATTTATCATCTTATAATCAGAACATGCGAAAAATCAGATGAAATCGCAAGATTTACATTAAGAATACTGTAATGAACATTGAGGAAAAATATGACTTAGATTATCAAAATCAAGATACAAGTTGTTGGCAAGACCCTAAAGATGCAATTTCAATAAAAGGAATGAAATATGGAAATTATCAACATTTCACTTGTTTATTAGCAATAATTAAGCTAACATAGTAACTGATATGTGTGAGACAAGTAACTGAAAGGTTAAATAGAATCATCAGCAAGAACGAAAAATATATTAGCTTATGATAGCCACAATATATTGACCAATAAGATAATCATTTTAACAATAAATATATGAAAATGAAAAAGTAACATTGTATTTGACTATTTACTCtcctgttattattattattatcatctatGTTTTTATTCTAAGCAAGAAACTGGCAAATGTCAAATAGaaaaagaacagcaaaagaaatgaGTCTTTCAAAAACCATGTTGAGAATAGGTAAGACAGTGTTGTTGTGAACTTCGTTTAGATAGAGCAGCAAACAATTGAAATATAACTATGTTAGTTGTAAATTAGATGTGAGACAGTTGTTACAATACAGCTGAGGATTACTTCATATGACTAGGGAGGGAAAACTCTGGTGCAATGGGTTTATTAATCTTTTAAATATATACTTTATTTAATCCAAGTTTACTGATATGAGATTTACTTGCTTACACTTGAAGCACAACAGGttttcttaaatttaaaaaacttaattttaaatttactaaaataaaaaaatgtgtgccggcatataaaaataaaatgtgcACTTGACAACCAACTTTTTCttatcctttatttatttatttattttctgtcttAACATTCCGAATTCAACCTTAAAATGTTTGGGTAGTGGTTTGGAAGCTTCTGTTTCAATTGGCCTCCTGTCACTATGAATTCTAAGAATTAGCATATGAATTGCAGCAAAAAAGACTAACCCGTTTGGGAAACTCTAGAAGtagctttttttaacttttgacttatgaaaagtagtagtattaatgtctggtgcaattttcaaaatcaaattgcaactttctaagaagctattttggagcttatagagaagttaaaaaaaataacttctctcataatacttctacttttcattacatttctataaaataagcacttttagagttaaaaatccaaatacaaaataacttatttataagttacttttaacagagtcatttattgtttaagttattttatcaaaaggagcttaattaagttagttacccAAACTGGGCTATTTGGCAAATTGATAATCTTCAGGATACAGTGAGCAATAAACAAAGCATCGCTTTAAATGTGAAGGGAGGTAGTCATAGCTAACTCTTAATGCAGGAATAATCTTGCTTTCATCTTCCGGGAGTTCCCAAATTTCACTTTTAAGTATATTCTCCCAATCCCTTACATTATACTTATTGCGCAGTAAGCCTCCAAGTGTCTTCACAGCCAAAGGTAATCCCTTACACTTTTCAACAATTTttctgccaattggttctagagTTGCATATTGTTCGGAATTAGTAGAAACAGATGAATGCTTCGAAAACACCGACCAACAATCTTTGCCTGACAATAAACTTAATTGATAATGTCGATTAGGAGCTACGAACACAGAAGCAACCTTTTCACTCCAGGTTGTTAAGAGAATTTTACTTCCAATATTCCCATCCCGAAAAGGTTTCAGGAAATCCTCCCATGTGTCTCGGTGATCATGCCAGACATCATCCAAAACAACTAAGAATTTCTTTCCTGTTAACCTTTTCTTCAAATTAGTCTGAAGAAAATCAAAATTGTCCATGCTACAGGAATAAGAATCTATTGCTCCTATTATTGTCCTTGTAACATGAACAGGGTCGGGATTTTCAGCAACACACACCCATACTCTAGTGTCAAAATTTTCCACCACTTTGACATCACTATAAACCAGTTGAGCCAGAGTAGTTTTTCCTATTCCGCCCATACCCACAATGGGAATGACAGTCACAGGTGATTCAGCATGACGAGTATCATCTAACAGCAATTTAATTATCTTCTCCTTGTCTTCGTCCCGACCAAAAATGTCAGAACTTACAACGAGAGATGTGGATGGAGTTCTCCATGACATGTCCACCTTGGGGCACTCTTTCAGACGATGATAATTTTTCTTTGCTACAAGAGACTCTAGTGTACCAACTATTTTTTCCATGTCACCAGTATCTTCAATATATGAATCAACAAgagaagaacaggaagaagagatACCTGGATCTCTTAGAGTGGTGGCGATGGCGGCCTTAGTGGAGAGTTCATCGACCAAATCATCAGCAAAATAGAGAGCATCTTGGAGATCAACAAGccacttcttcactttcttgtcAGTGAACTGCTTCTGCTCAGCATCATCAAGAACAGGTCCAACCTCATACAGAGTTTTCTCCAACCTTCCAAGCAAATGTTCTTTTCCACAAATGAGTCATCTTCAAGTATTGGAGAAAGCTTCTCCAAAATAGCATCAACAAAGGAAGTGAGATAAGCTCCACCATCAAGTTTTGCAGCCATAATTGGATCTCAAGTGCAG is drawn from Arachis hypogaea cultivar Tifrunner chromosome 12, arahy.Tifrunner.gnm2.J5K5, whole genome shotgun sequence and contains these coding sequences:
- the LOC112730696 gene encoding putative disease resistance RPP13-like protein 1, with protein sequence MEHLLGRLEKTLYEVGPVLDDAEQKQFTDKKVKKWLVDLQDALYFADDLVDELSTKAAIATTLRDPGISSSCSSLVDSYIEDTGDMEKIVGTLESLVAKKNYHRLKECPKVDMSWRTPSTSLVVSSDIFGRDEDKEKIIKLLLDDTRHAESPVTVIPIVGMGGIGKTTLAQLVYSDVKVVENFDTRVWVCVAENPDPVHVTRTIIGAIDSYSCSMDNFDFLQTNLKKRLTGKKFLVVLDDVWHDHRDTWEDFLKPFRDGNIGSKILLTTWSEKVASVFVAPNRHYQLSLLSGKDCWSVFSKHSSVSTNSEQYATLEPIGRKIVEKCKGLPLAVKTLGGLLRNKYNVRDWENILKSEIWELPEDESKIIPALRVSYDYLPSHLKRCFVYCSLYPEDYQFAK
- the LOC112728690 gene encoding putative disease resistance RPP13-like protein 1, with product MAAKLVGGAYLSSFVDAVLNKLSDVKSTPIATKLADQKFLRRLRACLRAVRPVLDDAEQKQIRDQEVNKWLVDLQDALYLADDLLDELSTKAATATPTQSDPGNSSYHYHYAVDSVVEYSDGDEIRIVESMQDIVDKLESIVEEKDDLGLKQELVEDPKDMSWRIQSSLVESSDIYGRNDDKEAIIKLLLDDTCDDKLSVISIEGIGGIGKTTLAQLVYNDARVKEKFAIKAWVCVATRFDPISVSKAIIEEITSLCNMVNLNSLQTQLKEKLTQKTFLVVLDDVWDNQQNLWDNFLKPFLSGNKGSKILLTTRNKNVDSVVSNTNLHYKLDILSPNDCWSLFLKHSSLSTNSRQYVILEKIGKKIVEKCKGLPLALKTLGGLLCKKKNEEYWETTLKSEIWELPEDKSEIVPALRVSYHYLPSHLKRCFVYCSLYPEDYQFDKDELILLWMAEDLVQPIENYTLENIGCAYFDELVARSFFQSSSKNVSLFVMHDLMHDLATFFAGKFYFSVREFGDRQKICSKTRHLSYMVNPRDPILRLEEAYKGAIHMRTFLDVHFSHQPYGSIKLESDFWLFQLHMRCLRVLSFKSFSIESLPDSIGELIHLHYLDLSYTPILTLPESLCKVYNLQTLKLRYCDKLAMLPSRIQELVNLRHLDIRGTYCLKEMSKGMSKLKHLNLLSDYIVGKHEENGIRELGALDNLHGSLSISKLENVNNSREALEAKMGKKKHVIILDLKWRREGDIVDVETARDILEELQPHRNLKELSIDGYRGGIFPDWLGLSSYSNVTILTLNRCKNCRQVPSLGQLPSLQYLEILGLEGLERIGGEFYNNAESSHQGTPFRSLLSLRFDKMHRWREWHIPDEIDVFPKLENLSIRDCPVLSGDLPAHLPVLEQLSIVGCEKLACSLPRAPKLHQLTVKGSGFYRNAAPHEVLIKETQLAKSALECLSHIQSPCFQDLEIHECRSAISISGDYLPDSLQFLRIWDCSKLTFSEPLQHKSLTQIDVTRCGSLTLLPLGALPNLKKLSISKCLHLVSVPELGFAAPHLEELYMRDCPEMDCFGKECLPPSLTTLWINNCEKLERWITSKGLQSEGLTHLMLHKWNEVKSFPREGCLPSSLQSLQLWSFSNLETLDCKGLHQLSFLQKLTIEYCRKLENITQENLPSSISELLIRGECPLRSKLEEMNDPRIQFDTV